Proteins from a single region of Allocatelliglobosispora scoriae:
- a CDS encoding lysophospholipid acyltransferase family protein, with the protein MARRKLGFWSRFAVALVKPPMLVMTKRDWRGMENIPAEGGIILVVNHTSHADPFVVAHYIYDSGRWPQFLGKIGVFRIPIAGKILYWCHQIPVERGTIDAVKALNAAVEAVRGGGAAVIYPEGTITREPDLWPMRGKTGAARLRLLTGAPVIPIVAEGCENLFDPRTKKVSLKPRRPVTVVTGKPLDLSRWDGAEANAATLHEMTEAIMLGLRDLVAEVRQETPPPLWTPSAQPNDEKAEQA; encoded by the coding sequence GTGGCGCGGCGAAAGTTGGGGTTCTGGTCCCGATTTGCGGTGGCTCTGGTGAAGCCGCCGATGCTGGTCATGACGAAGCGCGACTGGCGCGGCATGGAGAACATCCCGGCCGAGGGCGGCATCATCCTCGTCGTCAACCACACCTCGCACGCCGATCCGTTCGTCGTGGCGCACTACATCTATGACAGCGGTCGCTGGCCGCAGTTCCTCGGCAAGATCGGTGTCTTCCGGATCCCGATCGCCGGCAAGATCCTCTACTGGTGCCACCAGATCCCGGTCGAGCGCGGCACGATCGATGCGGTCAAGGCGCTCAACGCGGCGGTCGAGGCGGTCAGGGGCGGCGGTGCCGCGGTGATCTACCCCGAGGGCACGATCACCCGCGAACCCGATCTCTGGCCGATGCGCGGCAAGACCGGCGCGGCCCGGCTGCGGCTGCTCACCGGTGCTCCGGTCATCCCGATCGTCGCCGAGGGCTGCGAGAACCTCTTCGACCCGCGTACCAAGAAGGTCTCCCTGAAGCCGCGGCGGCCGGTGACGGTCGTGACCGGTAAGCCGCTCGATCTCAGTAGGTGGGACGGCGCCGAGGCCAACGCCGCGACCCTGCACGAGATGACCGAGGCGATCATGTTGGGCCTGCGCGACCTGGTCGCGGAGGTACGCCAGGAGACCCCGCCTCCACTCTGGACGCCGTCGGCGCAACCGAATGATGAGAAGGCTGAGCAGGCATGA
- a CDS encoding D-alanine--D-alanine ligase family protein, protein MSSTRKTRVAVIFGGRSTEHAISCVSAGSILNALDPAEFEVVPIGITKAGRWVLTSGDPALLAIGAGQALPEITAAAGSAVVLPADPTGHDVILLEPVDGPAALASVDVVFPALHGAYGEDGTIQGLLEMAGIPYVGANVFASAAAMDKEFTKKLAIADGIPVGPYAVLRAGQSLSQEDRDRLGLPVFVKPSRAGSSFGITRVTSWDDLDAAVATARAIDPKVLVEAAIIGREIECGVLEGEHGGEPEASALAEVRVVSGHDFYDFEAKYLDDSCEFDIPAPLPDHVTARVQELAKRTFNALDCAGLGRVDFFVTPDLEIYLNEINTMPGFTATSMFPRMWAASGIEYPKLVTRLIRTALRRGTGLH, encoded by the coding sequence GTGAGCAGCACTAGGAAAACCCGCGTCGCCGTGATCTTCGGCGGACGGAGCACCGAGCACGCCATCTCCTGCGTCAGCGCGGGGAGCATCCTCAACGCGCTCGACCCCGCCGAGTTCGAGGTGGTGCCGATCGGCATCACCAAGGCCGGACGCTGGGTCCTCACCAGCGGCGACCCGGCCCTGCTCGCGATCGGCGCCGGTCAGGCCCTGCCGGAGATCACCGCCGCCGCCGGATCCGCCGTCGTGCTCCCCGCGGACCCGACCGGCCACGACGTGATCCTGCTGGAGCCCGTCGACGGCCCGGCCGCGCTCGCCTCCGTGGACGTCGTCTTCCCCGCGCTGCACGGCGCCTATGGCGAGGACGGCACCATCCAGGGCCTGCTGGAGATGGCGGGCATCCCCTATGTCGGGGCCAACGTCTTCGCCTCGGCGGCGGCGATGGACAAGGAGTTCACCAAGAAGCTCGCGATCGCCGACGGCATTCCCGTCGGGCCCTACGCGGTGCTCCGGGCCGGGCAGTCGCTCAGCCAGGAGGACCGCGACCGGCTCGGCCTGCCCGTCTTCGTCAAGCCGTCCCGGGCCGGTTCCAGCTTCGGCATCACCCGGGTCACCTCCTGGGACGACCTCGACGCCGCCGTCGCGACCGCCCGCGCCATCGACCCGAAGGTGCTGGTCGAGGCCGCGATCATCGGTCGCGAGATCGAGTGCGGCGTGCTGGAGGGCGAGCACGGCGGCGAGCCCGAGGCGTCGGCGCTGGCGGAGGTGCGTGTCGTCTCCGGACACGACTTCTACGACTTCGAGGCGAAATACCTGGACGACTCCTGCGAATTCGACATCCCCGCACCGCTGCCCGACCACGTCACGGCACGGGTGCAGGAGCTGGCGAAGCGGACGTTCAACGCCCTCGACTGCGCGGGCCTGGGGCGGGTCGACTTCTTCGTCACCCCCGACCTGGAGATCTACCTGAACGAGATCAACACGATGCCCGGCTTCACCGCGACCTCGATGTTCCCGAGGATGTGGGCCGCGAGCGGCATCGAATACCCGAAGCTCGTCACCCGCCTCATCCGCACCGCCCTCCGCCGCGGCACCGGCCTCCACTGA
- a CDS encoding NAD(P)H-dependent glycerol-3-phosphate dehydrogenase — MRTAVLGAGSWGTAFAKILADAGGDVALWARRPAIAEAIRSTGYNPDYLPECRLPERIAATADPFEALEKAEIVVLAVPSQTLRRNLAEWAGHIHPDATLVSLMKGIELGTTKRMSEVIVETAGVAADRVAVVSGPNLAPEIALSQPAATVVACTDIARATLVQKAITTPYFRPYTNDDVVGCELGGAVKNVIALAYGIATAMGLGDNTKASLITRGLAETTRLGVALDADPLTFAGLAGLGDLVGTCMSPLSRNRTFGEHLGRGLSLEQAQAATRYTAEGVKSCLAIRDLARSLRVEMPITEQVERVCHEGVAPKIALAALMSRETKPE, encoded by the coding sequence ATGAGAACCGCAGTGTTGGGTGCCGGATCCTGGGGCACGGCCTTCGCCAAGATCCTCGCCGACGCCGGAGGCGACGTCGCGCTCTGGGCCCGCCGTCCGGCGATCGCCGAGGCGATCCGATCCACCGGCTACAACCCCGATTACCTGCCCGAGTGCCGGCTGCCGGAGCGGATCGCCGCCACCGCCGACCCGTTCGAGGCGCTGGAGAAGGCCGAGATCGTCGTGCTCGCCGTGCCGTCGCAGACCCTGCGGCGCAACCTCGCCGAGTGGGCCGGCCACATCCACCCCGATGCGACGCTCGTCTCCCTGATGAAGGGCATCGAGCTCGGCACCACCAAGCGGATGAGCGAGGTGATCGTCGAGACCGCCGGGGTCGCCGCCGACCGGGTCGCCGTCGTCTCCGGGCCCAACCTGGCGCCCGAGATCGCCCTGTCCCAGCCCGCCGCGACGGTCGTGGCCTGCACCGACATCGCCCGGGCCACGCTGGTGCAGAAGGCGATCACCACGCCCTACTTCCGGCCCTACACCAACGACGACGTCGTGGGGTGCGAGCTCGGTGGCGCGGTGAAGAACGTCATCGCCCTCGCCTACGGCATCGCCACCGCGATGGGGCTCGGCGACAACACCAAGGCGAGCCTCATCACGCGCGGTCTCGCCGAGACGACCCGGCTCGGTGTCGCGCTCGACGCCGATCCGCTGACCTTCGCCGGTCTCGCCGGTCTCGGTGACCTCGTCGGCACGTGCATGTCGCCGCTGTCGCGCAACCGGACCTTCGGCGAGCACCTCGGCCGAGGGCTGTCGCTGGAGCAGGCGCAGGCCGCCACGCGATACACCGCCGAGGGCGTCAAGAGCTGCCTGGCGATCCGCGACCTCGCCCGCTCCCTGCGGGTCGAGATGCCGATCACCGAACAGGTCGAGCGGGTGTGCCACGAAGGGGTGGCCCCGAAGATCGCTCTCGCCGCGCTGATGAGCCGCGAGACCAAGCCCGAATAA
- a CDS encoding Lrp/AsnC ligand binding domain-containing protein, with product MVHAYILIQTEVGKARDVAAAIESIAGVARVDAVTGPYDVVVFAEAPNVDELGRLILSNVQTVAGITRTLTCSVVRL from the coding sequence GTGGTTCACGCCTACATCCTGATTCAGACGGAGGTCGGGAAGGCACGTGACGTGGCCGCGGCGATCGAGTCGATCGCCGGAGTTGCCCGCGTCGACGCTGTGACCGGCCCCTACGATGTGGTCGTTTTTGCTGAGGCGCCCAACGTGGACGAGCTGGGACGCTTGATCCTGAGCAACGTGCAGACCGTCGCGGGGATCACGCGTACGCTGACCTGCTCGGTGGTCCGTCTGTGA
- a CDS encoding DUF3515 domain-containing protein, giving the protein MTSLSPRLLASIVAVPVAVVTGAIVFQQLQPADAGAQAPAPQATGPVTVAAATLTERQATVCRALTARLPEKLGQAVRRPVTAGHEQNAAYGDPASVLECGVAKPQIGMTDFLVSMNGVCWHSVTGSGKTIWTTIDREVPVRVTVPGPMEGAAQQVVPFATTIATTVPSTSEKLPSGCF; this is encoded by the coding sequence GTGACATCGCTCTCCCCGAGGCTGCTCGCCTCGATCGTCGCCGTGCCCGTGGCGGTCGTCACGGGCGCCATCGTGTTCCAGCAGCTCCAGCCGGCCGACGCGGGTGCGCAGGCACCCGCTCCGCAGGCCACCGGCCCGGTCACCGTCGCCGCGGCCACCCTCACCGAGCGCCAGGCCACCGTCTGCCGCGCGCTCACCGCCCGCCTGCCGGAGAAGCTCGGCCAGGCTGTTCGCCGACCCGTCACCGCAGGTCACGAGCAGAACGCCGCCTATGGGGACCCGGCCTCGGTGCTCGAGTGCGGCGTCGCGAAGCCGCAGATCGGCATGACCGACTTCCTCGTCTCCATGAACGGTGTCTGCTGGCATTCGGTGACCGGCAGCGGCAAGACGATCTGGACGACGATCGACCGCGAGGTGCCGGTCCGGGTCACCGTGCCCGGCCCGATGGAGGGCGCCGCGCAGCAGGTCGTGCCCTTCGCCACCACGATCGCGACGACGGTCCCCTCAACGAGCGAGAAGCTGCCCTCCGGCTGCTTCTGA
- a CDS encoding thiamine-phosphate kinase: MRVSRDNSLSGAGEFGMIARITARMPQGETSLLGPGDDAAVVSAPDGRVVACTDAMVEGRHFRRDWCEAADIGHRAAAANLADVAAMGATPTALLVALCAPPDTPLDWAEELAEGLAEEAALVGASVVGGDTTSSPLLMISVTALGDLAGRAPVTRSGAQAGDTIALAGRLGFAAAGYTVLSRGFRTPKLLVDAYRRPVVPYPAGPLAAVAGATSMIDVSDGLLGDLGHIAAASNVRLDVHRDAFDVPGQMRDAAMALGCDVHHWILAGGDDHAFAATFPASVELPIGWTAIGRVHPAVGTPEVTVDGRTWKGPVGWDHFTKDHNSRYPHAS; encoded by the coding sequence ATGCGAGTGAGCCGCGACAACAGCCTGAGCGGGGCCGGCGAGTTCGGCATGATCGCCCGCATCACCGCCCGGATGCCACAGGGCGAGACGAGCCTGCTCGGCCCCGGTGATGACGCGGCGGTCGTCAGCGCCCCCGACGGAAGGGTCGTGGCCTGCACCGACGCCATGGTCGAGGGCCGACACTTCCGGCGCGACTGGTGCGAGGCCGCCGATATCGGCCACCGGGCCGCCGCCGCCAACCTCGCCGACGTCGCCGCGATGGGGGCCACGCCCACCGCGCTGCTCGTCGCGCTCTGCGCGCCGCCCGACACACCGCTCGACTGGGCGGAGGAGCTCGCCGAGGGCTTGGCCGAGGAAGCCGCCCTGGTGGGCGCCAGCGTCGTCGGGGGCGACACCACGTCTTCTCCCCTGCTGATGATCTCCGTCACCGCCCTGGGCGATCTGGCCGGGCGCGCGCCCGTCACCCGCAGCGGTGCCCAGGCCGGCGACACGATCGCGCTCGCCGGTCGGCTCGGCTTCGCCGCCGCCGGCTACACGGTGCTCTCCCGAGGGTTCCGTACGCCGAAACTCCTCGTCGACGCCTATCGCCGTCCCGTCGTGCCCTACCCGGCCGGCCCGCTCGCCGCCGTCGCGGGCGCCACCTCGATGATCGACGTATCGGACGGGCTCCTCGGCGATCTCGGGCACATCGCCGCGGCGAGCAACGTCCGGCTCGACGTGCACCGGGACGCGTTCGACGTCCCGGGGCAGATGCGCGACGCCGCGATGGCCCTGGGCTGCGACGTGCACCACTGGATCCTGGCCGGCGGCGACGACCACGCCTTCGCCGCCACCTTCCCGGCCTCGGTGGAGCTGCCGATCGGCTGGACGGCGATCGGCAGGGTGCATCCGGCGGTCGGCACGCCGGAGGTGACCGTGGACGGCAGGACGTGGAAGGGGCCTGTCGGCTGGGATCACTTCACCAAAGATCACAATTCTCGGTATCCTCACGCCTCGTGA
- a CDS encoding DAK2 domain-containing protein — protein sequence MTEASRVTFDAAVARRWADRAVIALERHRDEIDELNVYPVPDGDTGTNMLLTMAAARDGADGAEDFWDALAHGALLGARGNSGVILAQLLRGLADGMTGGDLAAALKVAARAARSAVSRPVEGTILTVADAAALAAAGDDDPTIALAAARAAAEALARTPEQLPALAAAGVVDAGGRGLVVVLEALAAELSGEEIESSPPPRLAASVRPAAAAAEETTSFGYEVQYLLDAEPDAVDLLGSTLDLLGDSLVIVGGPKTWRVHVHVADVGGAIEAGVRAGRPYQIGVTDLSVQVAGRRCLDPDARGVVVVANGAGLASLFEGEGSITVAANPSTGEVLAAIRRAAAGRVVVLPNDPNTQAVAVAAANEAYHEGVKVRVVPTKSPVQALAALAVRDPDRRFEDDVIAMAEAASACRFAEVTTASREALTMAGHCRPGDVIALVGGEVHLIGEELVGVCTDLLDRLLGGGGEIVTLLLGAGAPADLADDLRTHLAGTWPYVEVQCYDAGQPHYPLIVGVE from the coding sequence GTGACGGAGGCATCCCGGGTGACGTTCGACGCTGCGGTCGCGCGACGGTGGGCCGATCGAGCCGTGATCGCGCTGGAGCGGCACCGCGACGAGATCGACGAGCTCAACGTCTATCCCGTCCCCGACGGCGACACCGGCACCAACATGCTGCTCACCATGGCCGCCGCCCGCGACGGTGCCGACGGTGCCGAGGATTTCTGGGACGCGCTGGCCCACGGTGCGCTGCTCGGCGCCCGGGGCAACTCCGGCGTGATCCTGGCCCAGCTCCTGCGCGGCCTCGCCGACGGGATGACCGGCGGCGACCTCGCCGCCGCGCTCAAGGTGGCCGCCCGGGCGGCCCGCTCCGCCGTCTCCCGCCCCGTCGAGGGCACCATCCTCACCGTCGCGGACGCAGCGGCGCTCGCCGCTGCCGGTGACGACGACCCGACGATCGCCCTCGCCGCCGCACGGGCCGCCGCCGAGGCGCTCGCCCGGACACCGGAGCAGCTTCCGGCGCTCGCCGCCGCCGGTGTCGTCGACGCGGGCGGCCGAGGCCTCGTGGTGGTCCTGGAGGCGCTCGCCGCCGAGCTCTCCGGCGAGGAAATCGAGTCCTCCCCGCCGCCCCGGCTCGCCGCGTCCGTCCGTCCGGCCGCCGCGGCCGCGGAGGAGACGACGAGCTTCGGCTACGAGGTGCAGTATCTGCTCGACGCCGAACCCGACGCCGTCGACCTGCTCGGGAGCACCCTGGACCTGCTCGGCGACTCGCTCGTCATCGTGGGCGGCCCGAAGACCTGGCGGGTGCACGTGCACGTCGCCGACGTCGGTGGCGCGATCGAGGCGGGCGTGCGGGCCGGGCGGCCCTACCAGATCGGGGTGACGGACCTGTCGGTGCAGGTCGCGGGGCGCCGGTGCCTGGATCCCGACGCTCGCGGGGTGGTCGTCGTCGCCAACGGTGCGGGGCTCGCCTCGCTCTTCGAGGGGGAGGGCAGCATCACGGTCGCGGCGAATCCGTCGACCGGTGAGGTGCTCGCCGCGATCCGCCGGGCCGCCGCCGGGCGTGTCGTCGTGCTCCCCAACGACCCGAACACCCAGGCGGTCGCCGTCGCCGCCGCCAACGAGGCCTATCACGAGGGCGTGAAGGTACGCGTGGTGCCGACGAAGTCGCCGGTCCAGGCGCTTGCGGCCCTCGCCGTCCGCGATCCGGACCGCCGCTTCGAGGACGACGTCATCGCGATGGCCGAAGCGGCGAGCGCCTGCCGCTTCGCCGAGGTGACCACCGCGTCCCGCGAGGCGCTGACGATGGCCGGGCACTGCCGTCCCGGTGACGTGATCGCCCTGGTCGGCGGCGAGGTGCACCTGATCGGCGAGGAGCTCGTGGGCGTCTGCACCGATCTGCTGGACCGGCTGCTCGGCGGTGGCGGCGAGATCGTCACCCTGCTGCTGGGCGCGGGCGCCCCGGCCGACCTCGCCGATGACCTGCGGACCCACCTCGCCGGCACCTGGCCCTATGTCGAGGTCCAGTGCTATGACGCGGGTCAGCCGCACTATCCGCTGATCGTGGGGGTCGAGTGA
- a CDS encoding GNAT family N-acetyltransferase, with the protein MSEIEIRPMRYGSAVVQRLVEAIYADQTVRYGGPDQTRIESFEFDPPDGGFLVAYLDGTPVGCVGWRSHGDDETTAEVKRLFAAPEARNTGVATTLMRAIEQNAKDHGRTRMILETGHAQPEAMALYEKLGYVPIPHFGHYKDTEGVRSYGRPL; encoded by the coding sequence GTGAGTGAGATCGAGATCAGGCCGATGAGGTACGGATCGGCCGTCGTACAACGCCTAGTCGAGGCGATCTATGCAGACCAGACGGTGCGCTACGGCGGCCCGGACCAGACGCGGATCGAGAGCTTCGAGTTCGACCCGCCGGACGGCGGCTTCCTCGTGGCCTACCTCGACGGCACCCCGGTCGGCTGCGTGGGCTGGCGCAGCCACGGCGATGACGAGACGACGGCGGAGGTCAAGCGTCTCTTCGCCGCTCCCGAGGCCCGCAACACCGGCGTGGCGACCACCCTGATGCGGGCGATCGAGCAGAACGCGAAGGACCACGGCCGCACCAGGATGATCCTGGAGACCGGCCACGCCCAGCCAGAGGCGATGGCCCTCTACGAGAAGTTGGGCTACGTCCCCATCCCCCACTTCGGCCACTACAAGGACACCGAGGGCGTCCGCAGCTACGGCCGCCCCCTTTAG
- a CDS encoding cystathionine gamma-lyase has product MDDLGDSTRCVHAGQPAAVPGQPLAPGPVFAAPFHLHPKGVESGADGYGRMDSPSRRLLESAIGELEGGDCLVFGSGQAAINALLMTVLRPGDTLMMPSDGYYSVRIFAATTLAELGITTVEVPTAGPYPSMDGVRLVLLESPANPGLDVVDITRVAPAAHAAGALVAVDNTAATPLGQRPLDLGADVSVASATKAISGHSDLIMGYVATRSPELLAGMTKWRTLAGGISSPFDAWLARRSLSTLDLRLRAQTANAAALVEVLLADPLVTGVRWPGLPSDPSFEIASRQMRRIPGIVGFTLPSADHVEQFLRHSRFVAAATSFGGLHTSADRREQWGDSTPPGFVRLSCGIEDAADLVADVQRALSATRAG; this is encoded by the coding sequence ATGGACGATCTCGGTGACTCCACCCGCTGCGTGCACGCGGGCCAACCGGCAGCGGTGCCAGGCCAGCCGCTCGCGCCGGGTCCGGTCTTCGCCGCGCCCTTCCACCTGCACCCCAAGGGGGTCGAGTCCGGCGCCGACGGATACGGGCGGATGGACAGCCCCAGCCGTCGGCTGCTCGAATCCGCGATCGGCGAGCTGGAGGGCGGCGACTGCCTCGTCTTCGGCAGCGGGCAGGCGGCGATCAACGCACTCCTCATGACCGTGCTGCGCCCCGGCGACACCCTGATGATGCCGAGCGACGGCTATTACAGCGTCCGGATCTTCGCTGCCACGACCCTGGCCGAGCTGGGCATCACCACGGTCGAGGTGCCGACTGCCGGGCCGTACCCATCGATGGACGGCGTGCGTCTCGTCCTGCTGGAGTCGCCCGCCAACCCGGGGCTCGACGTGGTCGACATCACCCGCGTGGCCCCGGCGGCCCACGCGGCCGGTGCCCTCGTCGCCGTCGACAACACGGCGGCGACCCCCCTGGGCCAGCGCCCGCTCGACCTCGGCGCGGACGTCTCGGTCGCGTCGGCGACGAAGGCGATCTCCGGCCACTCGGACCTGATCATGGGGTACGTGGCGACGCGCTCGCCCGAACTGCTCGCCGGGATGACGAAGTGGCGCACGCTCGCGGGCGGCATCAGCAGCCCTTTCGACGCCTGGCTCGCCCGGCGCTCGCTCTCCACGCTCGATCTGCGGCTGCGCGCGCAGACCGCCAACGCCGCCGCGCTCGTCGAGGTGCTGCTCGCCGACCCCCTCGTCACCGGGGTGCGCTGGCCGGGGCTGCCGAGCGACCCGTCGTTCGAGATCGCGTCGCGGCAGATGCGCCGGATTCCGGGCATCGTCGGCTTCACGCTGCCGTCGGCGGACCACGTCGAGCAGTTCCTGCGGCACAGCCGGTTCGTCGCGGCCGCCACCAGCTTCGGCGGCCTGCACACGAGCGCCGACCGCCGCGAGCAGTGGGGTGATTCGACCCCGCCGGGCTTCGTGCGCCTCTCCTGCGGCATCGAGGACGCGGCCGATCTTGTGGCAGATGTCCAGAGGGCGCTGTCCGCAACAAGAGCAGGGTAA
- the rpmB gene encoding 50S ribosomal protein L28, with protein MSSVCDVCDKRPGFGHNVSHSHRRTNRRWNPNIQTVRTPAGGGNTRKVQACTSCIKAGKVTRA; from the coding sequence GTGTCTAGCGTGTGCGATGTCTGTGACAAGCGGCCGGGCTTCGGCCACAACGTGTCCCACTCGCACCGGCGGACCAACCGTCGCTGGAACCCCAACATCCAGACGGTGCGCACTCCGGCCGGTGGCGGCAACACCCGCAAGGTGCAGGCCTGCACCTCGTGCATCAAGGCCGGTAAGGTAACCCGCGCCTGA
- the recG gene encoding ATP-dependent DNA helicase RecG has translation MTAETETENVLTVRTPLHKLLGAKTGKALAGTLNLHTANDLLHHFPRRYDQRGEHTDIRSLQVGDQVTIMGRILRTTVRRFKARNGDLVESIIADGSGAQITLTFFNQKWRAADLEPGRWGLFAGKVTEFNRVRQLNGPEYILLDADGSDDVEQFAGALIPVYPAAAKIPTWQIAKCVRIVLDMVPLTEDPMPSQIRVARKLIDLPSALREIHRPASRESLALARRRLVWDEAFAVQLTLVRRKRRAAQWPARPRPPRDGGLLEAFDDRLPFTLTEGQSAVGAEISADLSAAHPMHRLLQGEVGAGKTLVALRAMLQVVDAGGQAALLAPTEVLATQHHRTIAKMLGEFGRAGELGGHPDGTRIALVTGSLGAVAKRRALAEVASGEAGLIVGTHALLYEGVDFADLGLIVVDEQHRFGVEQRDALRAKAEQPPHVLVMTATPIPRTVAMTVFGDLEVSTLAQLPSGRSPIASHVVPVAEKPAFLERAWRRVVEEVEKGHQAYIVCPRIGDAEADEDVPPSDTDSDKRAPIAVNEIAPLLAEGPLKGLRIGVLHGRLPADEKDSIMRAFAAREIDVLVATTVIEVGVDVPNATMMMILDADRFGVSQLHQLRGRVGRGSAPGLCLLVSEAPEETPARARLDAVASTTDGFRLAELDLEQRREGDVLGSAQSGHRSHLKLLSLLKDTEVIGEARTQAEELLADDPELTRYPLLAEAIDTLVDDTRAEYLEKG, from the coding sequence GTGACCGCGGAGACCGAGACCGAGAACGTCCTGACCGTCCGCACGCCGCTGCACAAGCTGCTGGGGGCCAAGACGGGCAAGGCGCTCGCCGGCACCCTGAACCTGCACACCGCCAACGACCTGCTGCATCACTTCCCCCGCCGCTATGACCAGCGGGGGGAGCACACCGACATCCGCTCGCTGCAGGTCGGCGACCAGGTCACGATCATGGGCCGGATCCTGCGGACCACCGTGCGCCGGTTCAAGGCCCGCAACGGCGATCTCGTCGAGTCGATCATCGCGGACGGTTCCGGCGCGCAGATCACCCTCACCTTCTTCAACCAGAAGTGGCGCGCGGCCGATCTCGAACCGGGCCGCTGGGGCCTCTTCGCGGGCAAGGTGACCGAGTTCAACCGGGTCCGCCAGCTCAACGGTCCCGAATACATCCTGCTCGACGCCGACGGCTCCGACGACGTGGAGCAGTTCGCCGGTGCGCTAATCCCGGTCTATCCGGCGGCGGCGAAGATCCCGACCTGGCAGATCGCCAAGTGCGTGCGGATCGTGCTCGACATGGTGCCGCTCACCGAGGACCCGATGCCGTCGCAGATCCGGGTGGCGCGCAAGCTGATCGATCTGCCCTCGGCACTGCGCGAGATCCACCGGCCCGCCTCACGGGAGTCGCTGGCCCTGGCACGGCGCCGGTTGGTGTGGGACGAGGCTTTCGCCGTACAACTCACGCTTGTCCGTCGCAAACGACGGGCCGCGCAGTGGCCGGCGCGACCGCGCCCACCGCGCGACGGTGGCCTGCTCGAAGCCTTCGACGACCGGCTGCCCTTCACGCTCACCGAGGGCCAGTCGGCGGTCGGCGCGGAGATCTCCGCCGACCTCTCCGCCGCGCACCCGATGCACCGGCTGCTCCAGGGCGAGGTCGGCGCGGGCAAGACGCTCGTCGCGCTGCGGGCGATGCTCCAGGTCGTCGACGCGGGCGGCCAGGCCGCGCTGCTCGCGCCGACCGAGGTGCTCGCGACCCAGCACCACCGGACCATCGCCAAGATGCTCGGCGAGTTCGGGCGCGCGGGCGAGCTGGGCGGTCACCCCGACGGGACGCGCATCGCGCTCGTCACGGGTTCCCTCGGCGCGGTGGCCAAGCGCCGCGCGCTCGCCGAGGTCGCGTCGGGCGAGGCAGGGCTCATCGTGGGTACGCACGCCCTGCTCTACGAGGGCGTCGACTTCGCCGACCTGGGCCTCATCGTCGTCGACGAGCAGCACCGGTTCGGGGTGGAGCAGCGCGACGCCCTGCGGGCCAAGGCGGAGCAGCCACCGCACGTGCTGGTGATGACCGCGACCCCGATCCCGCGGACCGTCGCGATGACGGTCTTCGGCGATCTGGAGGTGTCCACCCTCGCCCAGCTGCCCAGCGGGCGCTCGCCGATCGCCTCGCACGTCGTGCCCGTCGCGGAGAAGCCCGCGTTCCTGGAGCGGGCCTGGCGGCGCGTGGTGGAGGAGGTCGAGAAGGGGCACCAGGCCTATATCGTCTGCCCCCGGATCGGCGACGCCGAGGCCGACGAGGACGTGCCGCCGAGCGACACGGACTCGGACAAGCGAGCGCCGATCGCGGTCAACGAGATCGCTCCACTGCTGGCCGAGGGGCCGTTGAAGGGCTTGCGGATCGGTGTCCTGCACGGCCGGCTCCCCGCCGACGAGAAGGACTCGATCATGCGGGCTTTCGCGGCGCGCGAGATCGACGTACTCGTGGCGACGACGGTCATCGAGGTCGGCGTCGACGTACCCAACGCGACGATGATGATGATCCTCGATGCTGACCGCTTCGGGGTCTCTCAGCTCCATCAGCTGCGCGGCCGGGTCGGTCGTGGTTCCGCACCGGGGCTGTGCCTGCTCGTCTCCGAGGCGCCCGAGGAGACGCCCGCGCGGGCCCGCCTCGATGCGGTCGCGTCGACCACCGACGGGTTCCGCCTCGCGGAGCTCGACCTGGAGCAGCGGCGCGAGGGCGACGTGCTGGGCTCGGCGCAGTCCGGCCACCGATCGCACCTGAAGCTGCTCTCGCTGCTCAAGGACACCGAGGTGATCGGCGAAGCGCGTACGCAGGCCGAGGAGCTCCTCGCCGACGACCCGGAGCTGACGCGTTACCCGCTGCTCGCCGAGGCGATCGACACCCTCGTCGACGACACCCGCGCGGAGTACCTGGAAAAGGGCTGA